The Desulfuromonadaceae bacterium genome contains the following window.
TACCAGCAGATCGTTAATATTTCCAGGGAACGTGGCAGTCAGAAGCGTCCGGTGCGTTATATCAAGTGCCCGGAGTGCGGCAAGCTGATGAACCGGATCGCTTTCGGCTATCGAAGCGGGGTTATCGTTGATCAATGCCGGGCACATGGGGTCTGGCTCGACAATGGTGAGCTGATTCAACTGATGGAGTGGAAACGGGCTGGCGGCGGGCTTTTGGCGGAGCAGCGCGCACCACAACGCCGCGCCGCAGCAGACACGGTTAAAAAGTCCGCCTATCGTTCGCCACCGACCGCATTAACGTCAGCCTCGCTCAACACTGACGCCACCTCGCCCGAGGATCCTTTTGATGAGCTGGTCACCTCCGCGGTCAATTTTATCGGTCGCCTTTTTCGCTAGAAAAAACGGTTCAAGGTCGGGCTGTTCGTTGAACCCGCGTTCTGCGGCCTTGAGCCGCAGCCCGTTCATCCCCCGTCAAAACGGTCGACGGCTCTTGCCTTGCTGGTAGGTGCCGTCAAACGGAGCGAGCTCAATACGGATATTATCGATAAACTCGCCATCCTTGACCGCCAACGGTTCGTCCAGTTGGCCGAACGGTTCCCCTTCCTGCGGCATATCCCAGGCATGAATGCGACCGGCCAGATAATAAACGCCCCCGGCGGGCAGATAAATGGTGAAACGCCCCTCGGAATCAGTGAGGCTTGAGGCATAGTCGGGAAGCCGTTTCATCTCGGCGTCGGTGTAAGCCATCGCAAAACCGCCCGGCACCGGCTGCCCGGCGGTGTCGGTGAGGATGCCGCGTACGCCGGTGTTCGAGGTCGCCTCAGTGACTTTTTTAAAAAACATCGGCGCCTTCATCGGGGCCAGACCGAGATTGACCAGCGACATCTTGCCGTCGATGACGCGCGTTACAATGCGCTGATGCTCGGAGAAATAGTCGCCGGGAGAGAGCGGACCGGTCGGGCTGCCGCTGGAACGT
Protein-coding sequences here:
- a CDS encoding zf-TFIIB domain-containing protein, translated to MPNCLSCSAPLPSDTSLCSYCGTRNDMDLSALKRYAVSRSPSSRYCPDCDIPLTAMTLDVGDQFVIERCECCFGVFFDPGEVQTMLEASVASVFEINYQQIVNISRERGSQKRPVRYIKCPECGKLMNRIAFGYRSGVIVDQCRAHGVWLDNGELIQLMEWKRAGGGLLAEQRAPQRRAAADTVKKSAYRSPPTALTSASLNTDATSPEDPFDELVTSAVNFIGRLFR